A part of Helicobacter himalayensis genomic DNA contains:
- the glnA gene encoding type I glutamate--ammonia ligase, with the protein MQKEDRQQAVKKFFEFCKANEVEFIDFRFTDIKGVWHHLAFSANAVDEGSFDGIPFDGSSLPAWQPVNKSDMVLIPDPVRYFIDPFTADTTAVVFCDIWDIYKNEPYEKCPRSIAKRASKFLQESGLGDVAYFGPENEFFVFDSIKIKDSVNCQYYEIDTEEGEWNRDKEFEGVNIGHRPGTKGGYFPVPPVDSMMDLRAEMVKVLKQVGLETFVVHHEVAQGQGEIGVKFGDMLEAADNVQKLKYVVKMVAHLNGKSATFMPKPLYSDNGSGMHVHTSIWKDGKNLFAGNAYEGLSEMALHYLGGVLKHARALAAFTNPSTNSYKRLIPGFEAPSILTYSAQNRSASIRIPYNSGEKAKRMEFRFPDSSSNPYLAFASMLMAGIDGIQNKIDPGKPMEVNLFELTLDEIREKGIKQLPHTLRHAIEEMLVDKDYLKRGNVFSEEFIQTYKQYKFETEIWPWEGRPHPFEFITTYSC; encoded by the coding sequence ATGCAAAAAGAAGATAGACAACAAGCAGTAAAGAAGTTTTTTGAGTTTTGCAAAGCAAATGAAGTGGAGTTTATCGACTTTCGCTTTACGGATATTAAAGGCGTGTGGCATCATTTGGCATTTTCAGCAAATGCAGTTGATGAAGGTAGTTTTGATGGAATCCCTTTTGATGGTAGTTCGCTCCCAGCGTGGCAACCGGTAAATAAATCAGATATGGTGCTAATCCCCGACCCGGTGCGTTATTTTATCGATCCATTTACTGCAGATACCACAGCGGTGGTGTTTTGTGATATTTGGGATATTTATAAAAACGAGCCTTATGAGAAATGCCCGCGTTCTATTGCCAAACGAGCTAGCAAATTTTTACAAGAAAGTGGCTTGGGCGATGTGGCGTATTTTGGACCAGAGAATGAATTTTTTGTCTTTGATTCTATAAAGATTAAAGATTCTGTAAATTGCCAGTATTATGAGATTGACACAGAAGAAGGCGAGTGGAATCGCGACAAAGAATTTGAAGGCGTGAATATCGGACATCGCCCCGGCACTAAGGGCGGGTATTTCCCAGTGCCACCGGTAGATTCTATGATGGATTTACGCGCTGAAATGGTAAAAGTGCTCAAGCAAGTAGGCTTAGAAACTTTTGTCGTGCATCACGAGGTGGCACAAGGGCAGGGTGAAATCGGCGTGAAATTTGGTGATATGCTAGAGGCAGCAGATAATGTGCAAAAGCTAAAATATGTCGTCAAGATGGTAGCCCATCTCAATGGCAAGAGCGCGACATTTATGCCAAAGCCGCTGTATTCTGACAATGGAAGCGGAATGCATGTGCATACAAGTATTTGGAAAGATGGCAAGAATCTTTTTGCCGGTAATGCGTATGAAGGCTTAAGTGAGATGGCGTTGCATTATCTAGGCGGTGTGTTAAAGCACGCACGCGCGCTAGCAGCATTTACAAATCCTAGCACCAACTCTTATAAGCGTCTAATTCCGGGATTTGAAGCGCCTAGCATTCTTACATATTCCGCGCAAAACAGAAGTGCAAGTATCAGAATCCCATACAATAGCGGTGAGAAAGCTAAAAGAATGGAATTTAGATTCCCAGATAGTTCAAGTAATCCTTACTTAGCGTTTGCCTCAATGCTAATGGCAGGAATTGATGGAATCCAAAACAAAATCGATCCGGGCAAGCCAATGGAGGTAAATCTTTTCGAGCTTACCCTTGATGAAATCCGTGAAAAAGGCATCAAACAGCTTCCACATACTTTGCGCCACGCGATAGAAGAAATGCTCGTGGATAAAGATTATTTAAAGCGAGGCAATGTCTTTAGCGAAGAATTTATCCAAACCTACAAGCAATATAAGTTTGAAACAGAAATTTGGCCGTGGGAAGGACGCCCACATCCATTTGAGTTTATCACGACTTATAGTTGCTAG